One window of the Runella slithyformis DSM 19594 genome contains the following:
- the scpA gene encoding methylmalonyl-CoA mutase, with translation MKPDFLHIHSAVLPAASEINTGKPFVTSEGIKVKTVFTKMDIQEAGHLEFGAGIAPYLRGPYSTMYVQQPWTIRQYAGFSTAEESNAFYRRNLAGGQKGLSVAFDLATHRGYDSDHPRVVGDVGKAGVAIDSVEDMKVLFDQIPLDQMSVSMTMNGAVLPIMAFYIVAAEEQGVTPDQLAGTIQNDILKEFMVRNTYIYPPAPSMRIIGDIFAYASRFMPKFNSISISGYHMHEAGAPAHIELAYTLADGLEYLRTGLAAGMDIDGFAPRLSFFWGIGMNHFMEIAKMRAGRLLWAKIVNQFSPKNKKSLALRTHCQTSGWSLTEQDPFNNVARTTIEAMAAALGHTQSLHTNSLDEAIALPTDFSARIARNTQLYLQYETDICRVVDPWGGSYYIEYLTKELTEKAWALIEEVEEMGGMTKAIEAGLPKMRIEEAAARKQARIDSGKDVIVGVNKYKPDSEKPLELLEVDNRAVREAQVARLERIKSERDTEKVQRALEAITDACRRQGGMDLTTNLLALAVEAARLRATLGEISEAMEKIFGRYKAVIRSVSGVYSAEVSDDENFRMAREMADRFAELEGRRPRIMVAKMGQDGHDRGAKVIATSFADLGFDVDMGPLFQTPEETARQAAENDVHIVGASSLAAGHKTLVPQLIEELKKLGREDIMVIAGGVIPPQDYDFLYKAGVKGVFGPGTVISVAAQKILGELMGE, from the coding sequence ATGAAACCTGATTTTCTTCACATACATTCTGCCGTTTTACCGGCCGCTTCTGAAATAAATACGGGTAAACCTTTTGTGACCTCGGAAGGCATTAAAGTGAAAACGGTATTTACCAAAATGGATATTCAGGAAGCCGGGCATTTGGAATTTGGAGCGGGCATCGCGCCTTATTTGCGGGGCCCTTACAGTACCATGTATGTGCAGCAGCCCTGGACCATTCGTCAGTACGCCGGTTTTTCAACGGCCGAGGAATCCAACGCATTTTACCGTCGGAACCTGGCCGGCGGACAAAAGGGACTTTCGGTCGCGTTTGACCTGGCCACGCATCGGGGCTACGACTCCGACCATCCGCGCGTGGTAGGGGATGTGGGCAAAGCCGGCGTAGCCATCGACAGCGTGGAAGATATGAAGGTGCTGTTTGACCAAATTCCGCTCGACCAAATGTCGGTCTCCATGACCATGAACGGTGCCGTATTGCCGATCATGGCTTTCTACATCGTAGCGGCAGAAGAGCAGGGCGTAACGCCCGATCAATTGGCCGGTACCATTCAAAATGACATTTTGAAGGAGTTCATGGTGCGCAATACCTATATTTATCCGCCGGCGCCGAGTATGCGCATCATCGGCGATATTTTTGCGTACGCCAGTCGGTTTATGCCCAAGTTCAACAGCATCAGCATCAGCGGCTACCACATGCACGAAGCGGGTGCACCGGCGCATATTGAACTGGCCTACACGCTGGCCGATGGCTTGGAATACCTGCGCACGGGTTTGGCGGCGGGCATGGATATCGACGGTTTTGCACCCCGTTTGTCGTTCTTTTGGGGCATTGGCATGAACCATTTCATGGAAATCGCCAAGATGCGTGCCGGACGGTTGCTGTGGGCTAAAATTGTCAACCAATTTTCTCCTAAAAATAAAAAATCGCTGGCCCTGCGTACGCACTGCCAAACGTCGGGATGGTCGTTGACGGAGCAGGATCCGTTCAATAACGTAGCCCGGACCACCATTGAGGCCATGGCGGCGGCGTTGGGACATACGCAAAGTTTACACACCAACTCACTGGACGAAGCTATTGCGTTACCGACTGACTTTTCGGCGCGGATTGCCCGTAATACCCAGTTATATTTACAGTATGAAACCGATATTTGCCGGGTGGTAGATCCGTGGGGCGGGAGTTATTACATAGAATATTTGACGAAGGAGCTGACCGAAAAAGCCTGGGCGCTGATTGAAGAAGTGGAGGAAATGGGCGGCATGACCAAAGCCATTGAAGCCGGATTGCCCAAAATGCGCATCGAAGAAGCCGCCGCCCGCAAGCAGGCCCGCATCGACAGCGGAAAAGATGTTATTGTGGGCGTCAATAAGTATAAACCCGATTCGGAAAAGCCGCTGGAATTGTTGGAAGTTGACAACAGGGCCGTTCGCGAAGCACAGGTAGCCCGGCTTGAGCGTATAAAGTCCGAACGGGATACGGAAAAAGTACAGCGGGCTCTGGAAGCGATTACGGATGCCTGTCGTCGGCAGGGGGGAATGGACCTTACAACCAACTTGTTGGCGTTGGCGGTTGAAGCGGCTCGATTGCGGGCTACTTTGGGGGAGATTTCGGAGGCCATGGAAAAAATATTTGGAAGATATAAAGCCGTGATACGTTCTGTTTCAGGAGTTTACAGCGCGGAAGTTTCGGATGATGAGAATTTCCGAATGGCCCGTGAGATGGCCGACCGCTTCGCGGAGTTGGAAGGCCGCCGGCCGCGCATTATGGTGGCCAAAATGGGCCAGGATGGGCACGACCGGGGAGCCAAAGTTATCGCGACAAGTTTCGCTGATCTGGGCTTCGATGTCGACATGGGCCCGTTGTTTCAAACACCCGAAGAAACCGCCCGTCAGGCGGCCGAAAATGATGTGCACATTGTAGGAGCGTCCAGCCTGGCGGCAGGGCACAAAACGCTGGTGCCGCAGCTCATCGAAGAGCTCAAAAAACTCGGACGGGAAGATATTATGGTGATTGCCGGGGGCGTCATTCCCCCGCAGGATTACGACTTTCTGTACAAAGCGGGCGTTAAAGGCGTCTTCGGTCCCGGCACGGTGATTTCCGTCGCGGCCCAAAAGATTTTGGGGGAATTGATGGGAGAGTAG